Within the Rhinoraja longicauda isolate Sanriku21f chromosome 38, sRhiLon1.1, whole genome shotgun sequence genome, the region TGTTTCTTTGTTTTACTGCACAGCAAAAAGAAATAATTGGCCCCCTCTGCCATCGTTCTGCCCCGTCAAGCCATGCTTCTACCAGGACTTTGCAGGAGAGATTCCATCAGGCTTCCAGAGGACAGTAAAAATGTTGTACTATTTGTGGATGTGTAAGTGTATAGATTTTACTGTCTCAAGTTTTAAAAAATCATAGTGTTTGTGGTTCGCACGGTGTATTCAGTTGGTTAAAGATGCTGACTGAGCCTGACACTGATGAAGCTCCCAGCTTGCTTCCTTGATCTATCTACAGTGAGTTGAATGATCCAGTATCAAGGGCTTGGCAGCAACACAAGCTGGAGAAATTAGAGAACTATTCGTTTTCTCAATAAATCTGAGAAAGATTGAGTTTCTTATATGTAGGCTGAGGGCTGACCTTATcgagggtgtataaaatcatgagggaaatgggGTGaattcagtcttttacccagagtagaggaattaaagtgaaaggggaatgATCTAATAGGAActagaggggcaaccttttcctccgagggtggtgggtatatggagcaagctgccagaggagaaagttgggtaggtacaataacaacatttaaaagacatttggatagatacatggatagggaaggtttagagggatatgggccaattgcaggcagggaggtgggactagcgttgttggcttgggcaagttgggccgaagggcctctttctgtgcggTATGACTCAATCATCATGTATGTAACAATATTCAAGTCacacattttgttttttattgtttatgATGGTATcgagtgtactgtgtttacagaccggtTAAATTTCAGGACATGACAAAAAAAACGCTCATGATTCAATGTCCTGTTAAGATAATAGCTGTGAAAGGTGACAGTAATTGAGGTGGTGTTTGGAATTAGTGTGAGTCATACATCTGTTTTCAAATCAATCATCTGGAAATAAATGAGCTGAATGATACATTTCTGTTCATAACACTTTACAGTTGGTTGATTTTAGAATGTCGGCAGCCATGTTTCGTGAAGTGATGGCCTGAACAAATGTGATTGTGTGTACATTAAAGCTTCACCTGGTGAAAGGTCATCTACCTAGAATATCAACTGTGTTTTCTCTCCATAGACACTGCCTGGCCTATTGAGATTTTCCAGCAttattgtttttagtttgttCACTGTCACGTATACAGAGGtagagtggaaagcttttttgttgcgtgttattcaatcagtggaaagactatacatgattacaatcaagctgcctacagtgtaccgatacagtataaagggaataacgtttattgcaagataaagtccagaaaagtccgattaaagatttaTTACAGATTTTCCGCATCTGCAATGTTTTGCTTTCTGATTAAAACTTGGCCTTTCTTTCTTCCAACAGTTCATGCAATCACACTATTCTTGAACCTCCTAGCTTGCCTGGCTGAATTTATTAATGATGCTAAATATGGAGTCGACTTTGGCTTGGCAATCTTGTGGTTTTTGCTCTTCACTCCTTGTGCCTTCCTGTGTTGGTACAGGCCAGTTTACAAGGCTTTCAGGTAAGTTGTGGTCTTGTTGGGTGTTAAATTAACCTCACTAATGCTCAAGCTGCATCTGAAGAAGGTTGTAAATTGAAGATCAGGCATGTTGATCTGTTCTTCAGTATCTCGAAGTTGAGAACTCTCACTGGCatgaagggcgtgcagcgtaggtttactaggttaattcccagaatggcgggactgtcatatgttgaaagactggagcgactaggcttgtatacactggaatttagaaggatgagaggggatcttatcgaaacgtataagattattaaggggttggacacattagaggcaggaaacatgttcccaatgttgggggagtccagaaccaggggccacagtttaagaataaggggtaggccatttagaacagagatgaggaaaaactttttcagtcagagagttgtgaatctgtggaattctctgcctcagagggcagtggaggccaattctctgaatacattcaagagagagctagatagagctcttaaggatagcggagtcagggggtatggggagaaggcaggaacggggtactgattgagaatgatcagccatgatcgcattgaatggcagtgctggctcgaagggccgaatggcctactcctgcacctattgtctattgaatcaaatACCTACTTCCACAAAGTAATCCTAGGTATTTTCTTGGAATGAATCTTTAATATTCATAACATTCTTTTAAAATGGAAATTGtaatgaatgaataatttatcttaatttattatattacaaTAACACAGCACAGCTGCTTGATCTAATCAGTTTGTCTGTTAGTTATGTTCCATGCCATCTTCCAGCCAATTTGGAATACCAGCTGCCTGTTAGCTCATACCCACCTGTGTTGGTATTTCTTTCAACTTTTACCTTTTAAGCATTCCCCTTAAAGCTAAACTCCGTAACCATTCCATGTCATAAGTTGCACATTCTCACTTTTCTAAAGTTCTCAAAACTATTTTGTAAATAACTTTTCGGATTCGTTACTCAATTCTTTGTATTTAGTGGTTCTCAtttaactgaaaaagtttattgtgtctaccctatcaaagtttgtacgttctccccgtgacctgcgtgggttttctccgagatcttcggtttcctcccacactccaaagacgtacaggtatgtaggttaattggctgggtaaatgtaaaaattgtccctagtgggtgtaggatagtgttaatgtacggggatcactgggcggcacggacttggagggccgaaaaggcctgtttccggctgtatatatatgatgatatgatgaaccCATCATCCTTCCAACCCTCAATGGTTCCAAAGGCTTCTAAGTCATCCCTCTACCTTGCTAATGCAGAAGTCTTGTAACTTGATCATTGTTTTCTATTGGTTCTGATATTTCCCCTTTGCACCCTCATAAATGCTATTATATTTTTATTAGTCTATCCAAAGTTTCTCTAATTTTCAGCGGTGAAATAATTTTGACTTATTTCCAACTATAATTTTGAACAATATTACAAAAAAATGCCAAAGTGAGGATTGATTTTCTTTTGAGATAGCTTATGCACAGTTATGACTACGTTTTTTAACATTAAAATCAAGACTTAGACTAAATGTTCTGTGGcactgttgagccctctggaggtgtcgtgggcctatcaatgAAACGCCAAGGAAAAAGGGTGCTCACCTgttgaccccaatgaagtctttgtggtgacacctggtggcaacccaagggCACAACGAACCATCGGCTCTAGAGGGCGGCGTCTAGGTGTGGGAGGCGCCTGtgttggtatttaaggccgggcaacgcccgtgactgggggagtagtagggagctgtactggagtgaataaacacgtctagtgcacGCAACTCGTGTCCGATTGGTTTTTGGCTGGACTCCATCGCGTTcctgctacattggtgacctcgacgcgcAGGAAAGATAATCCTGGAGGggaaatttgaaaataaaatgcattCTGCCGCTGCTGCCCACAAGGCCATCGAGGCCAGACTCAATGCGGTATCGCTGAAGCTCCCTGCATTTTGGAACTCGCACGTTTGGTTTCGACAGGCCGAATCCCAATTTTACATCCGCGGCATTACAGCCGAGGAGACCTGCTATCACTATGTGGTAGGCGCCCTGGACCAGCAGACGGCCGGGCGGGTGGGTCGCTCCTTACCTGGATAACCCGCCGGCGACGAATAAATACACAGGCCTCAAGACGCTGATGCTCCGGATCTACGGGCCGAGCCGAATGCAGCGCGCCTGTCTGGTCCTTAACATGGGCGACCGGATGCCCATGGCCCTCATGAGCGAGATGCTCACGCTCATGGGCGACCACCAGCCCTGCCCGCTCTTTGAATTTACCTACCTGCAGCAGTTGCCGCGAGTCATCCGCCGGCAGCTCACGGGGGAGAGCTTTGAGGATCCTATCCGGGTAGCGGCCCACGCTGATGAGCTGTGGCTGTCCGACCAGCAGCAGGTGGGTGCGCTGGAATACCTGGAATCCCCGGAATCGCTGGACCGGATTGATTCCATGCCCTggcacccctacccccactcaagatattaagaaggtgccaattatagaagggattgtaatatcaagtcctatGAGCTCAACTAAGGATACcatgacatttcaccgtccggcgcggcctgaaataggccgcgggattttctccgcccggcgggggcttccatgtcgggagccacgaccgccccgacgtgcagcggcagcgtcttcgcccgccccggatcgcggggcttgggtcagcccgctgcgaaccttccaccgtccggcgcggcctggaacgtggcaacttcaacagcctgaccgcgggagaagacggcaggggaagagaaaagacattctggccttccaccccagtgaggaggtgactggaggagactcactgtgatggatgtttctttttgtttattttttgtttggtgttggttatgattgtgtgtgttattgcttatttttattgctcttattgttggactgtgggtgatctttcatttcactgcacatttatgtgtatgtgacaaataaacttgactattgaccattgactatcTTGAGATCCAAAATCACGGCTAACATTAGTGGCCTGAACTTGCTGCCAGTAGTGATCTACTAGGAGCCTTTTTGTGGACCTTCCTTTCAAAGCCATTGCATTTTGAAGTAATGAGGCCTGCTCGGCAGCAAGTGCTTTGGCAAACATATTTTTTACGTGGGGCATCTGAACAAGTTTTCCCatgaaataaaacataaaatgacAGAAAtactcgggcagcatctgcagaaatggAGAAAGGAAAAACAGTCGTCGATGGGCTTTAATTAGAGATGGGAAAAATTAAAATGCAACTACTGCTAATAAAACATCAAAGAATCAAACTTTGAAGAAGCATCCCGACTCAAAGCGTCTCCCATTCATGTTCTCTGGAGCCACTGCCTGGCCTgcagagttactctggcactgttgtaaaccggtatctgcagagttactctggcactgtagtaaaccggtatctgcagagTTACCCTCGCACTGttgtaaaccggtatctgcagagTTACCCTCGCACTGTTGTAAACCGGTACCTGCAGAGCTACCCTCGCACTGttgtaaaccggtatctgcagagTTACCCTCGCACTGttgtaaaccggtatctgcagagttactctcgcactgttGTAAACCGGTACCTGCAGAGCTACCCTCGCACTGttgtaaaccggtatctgcagggTTACTCTCGCACTGttgtaaaccggtatctgcagagttactctagcactgttgTAAACTGGTATCTGCAGGGTTACTCTCGCACTGttgtaaaccggtatctgcagttccttctgtctcaaTGGAACTTGGACATGAGTCAAGCTATGCCCAAGTCTGGTCAGCTGCAAACCTATTTTTAAACATTGGGAGTATTTGTATAAAAGTAGTTTCTGAAGCCAGGGATAAATATGCAATAAGAATTAAAAATCTAAAACAATTGGAAAAAACAACATTTCTAAACAAATAAAAACAGCTAACCAAGCATAATTTATTAAAAAACACCTAGCTTTTGTCCCTTGAAGCTCTATCTCAGTTTGAAAAGGGGTTGTTCATTTTCAGAGGTGCAGGAAGATTGGAAGTGTGCAAAGAGAAGAGGTGGGgggcaatgacaatagacaataggtgcaggaggaggccattcggccctttgagccagcaccgccattcaatgtgatcatggctgatcattctcaatcagtaccccgttcctgccttctccccataccccctgactccgctatccttaagagctctatccagctctctcttgaatgcattcagagaattgggggAAGGATTGCTTTAAATTTGCACCCTGCCACTGGTTTCCCTGAGGAGTCCCCACATTTAGAACACATCTGGGAATTTGCAAAGAGCAGCCAACAAATTCtaataacttggcattgtgtataAATCCTATATTTGGTGTTCTTCCACAGAATATTGGTGACTTGCAAAATCTGGCAAATATTCATGGAATTAAAATGCTTCTAATAaggtgaaacaatagacaatagatgcaggaggaggccattcggcccttcgagccagcaccgccattcaatgtgatcatggctgatcattctcaatcagtaccccgttcctgccttctccccataccccctgactccgctatacttaagagctctatctagctctctcttgaatgtattcagagaattggcctccactgccttctgaggcagagaattccacagattcacaactctctgactgaaaaagtttttcctcatctcagttctaaatggcctaccccttattcttaaatatatTTTGGGTAACTGAACTGTTAAAGGTACAACAATGAATTTAAATTTGAATAGCAAAGTGTTAAAATTACAAATAATGTAATGAACTGAGAGGTGGTACAGATTAAACATGGagggaagatgttttgtaaagccTAATTTTTTTCCAATTGTTTTTCAGGTCTGACAGTTCATTCaacttctttttcttcttcttcgtgTTCTTCTGTCAAATAGCTCTCTATGTCATTCAGGCAGTCGGCATTCCCAACTGGGGTGTCAGGTAAGCGTTtacgtttattgttgtcacgtataccagagggacagtgaaaagattttattTGAGTGCTAtcgaatcaaatcagataatactgtgctTAAATCCAATCAAGCTAAACACgagtacaaaaggtagagcaaaaAGAAAGATaccaaaatgcagaatatagttccctgTAATGTAGCGTAACAGTTCCCAGAGAATACAGCCAAGTCTGTAATGAAGTAGATTGGAGAATAGGGGCTGTACCCGAGCTTATGAAAAGAATGTCATTTTTATGATGTATCagggtgtccacgccgaccagaatCAATCTACTTAGTCAGCGGCCAGGCTTTAAACGTAGCAGTTCATACACTGGACATGTTTAGATCTTTCTGGTTGAGCAAATTAATTCTCAGAAAAGATATAGTGAACCTATACTCTGCAATGTTGGGACAAGACGCTGCATATTGTCATATTCCGTACATTAGTTCCAAAACTTTTTCTCCAcctttatatattttatataaagtAGCATGGTATTGCAATTTATTTAGAACCTAAGTCTAGTGAATGCGTTGCTTCTTGCTGTAACACAGGTCTTTTAGTTCTGCAAGAAAACAATAGCATGCTGCCAATTAAACTAACTTATCTGTATTTCTTTTTGCAGTGGCTGGATTGCAGCTCTAAGTTGGACAAAAACGAACCTTGCTGTGGCAGTGGTtatgatggtggtggcagcattttTCACAGCATGCGCAGCCCTTGCTTTGTTTCTGATGCAAAGGGTAAGAATACATCCTTAAGATTATGCTTTGCCAAATACTTTGTTGCTTCAGACTTGACTATTTCTAGATTTCTGGCCTGGAAATCCACCTTCCAAGAGGTGCATCTACTCCTGTTTGTATGCTGTTTCTTACAAACTCCATGCTCCACTCTTTGTTAAcctgtattagtttagtttagtttagagatacagcgcagaaacaggcccttcggtgcaccGAGTccgttaacactatcccacacacactagggacaacttacacttgtaccaaaccaattaacctacagacctgtacgcctttggagtgtggggggaaaccgaagatctaggagaaaacccacggggagaacgtacacactccgtacagacagcacccgcagtcaggatcgaacacagttcTCCAGCGCtggaagccagcaactctaccactgcgccaccatgccgccccgatTAATTTCCTGTCTCACACAATCCCGCTCCACCTTCCCCCCATCTTGCCTCTTACAATCCTGGGATCATAAATCCCTTCTTGTTTTTAATTTCTATTCTAACCTTTGTAAAAGGGCACTGCATTCTCCTTCCACTGCAAGTCCAAACATGTTTGTTGAATGTAGCTACTCTGAATAATAAGAAAAGGCAACTGTATTATTTCCTTGTTCTCCAACGGGACAGCAAGTAACATTATTGGTTTACATTGGAATACGGTCGAGTTCTGGGAAGGCAGCACTAGCAAGTAGATGTCTCTATAGTTTGGAAGGGGGACAGCAGATTCATTCGTATGTTATAACTGCAAGTTAAATTGAGATTGCAACAATCGTATTTGTTTTTCTTGTAAAGTTGGTTAAGGATAATTTGCCAGAGTTTCTTAGTATTCTGAAAGGAATTAGAGGTGGGTAGAGAGAAACCAACTGGTGGGGTGTCCACGGTGAAGGAACCTTAGCTTAAAATAAAGGACAACTCACTGGCGAGAGATGTTAAGCAAAAATAAATTCAGTGATCAAAGTATGGAACTCATCCACTCTTTCATAAGTAGTAGGTGTTTTACGACATAGTATGTGTTTTTTGGTGCTTTAATCTGCCATTGCTAAATTCTTATGGTTATGCGGCTGCTGTAGGTAGATTTAGAATAAAGCAAAATCTTGCCAAACCCATGCCACCTTTGTATAGGAATCCCCTTTCACTCTTGCCTCTACAGTCATCCATCCTTGAATGCCACATTTTGGCTGTTCCCTCTAGATATATTCTTTACCCTTCTGCTGCACCTTTTATTTAAACCCCATTGTTCCTCCAAGAACTGGaatggggtagacacaaaatgctggagtactcagcgggacaggcagcatctctggagagaaggaatgggtgatgttttgggtctaggcccttcttcagaccgagagtcaggagagggagactggagatatggaagggtaaggtgtgaaaatgacagatcaaagcagacaatgggcaaagaaatgtagaatggttcatacaatacaatacaatacaatacaatatatctttattgtcattgtacaggggtacaacgagattgggaatgtgcctcccatacgatgcaataaattaattagctagtcagtattaatttaaacaacccaatgaaacaaattagaacagttttaaaacagaataaagtgcaagtagattgtTAGCtatggagaaggtgacaacgaggcatagaatcaataaaattaatcaggaggacagtgaaactagttggaaaactagggtgtgggagggacagagagagagggaaagcaagggttacttgaagttagagaaatcaatattcattgattgattcattgaggttcacctgcacctcctccaacctcatctattgcatccgctgctctagaggtcaacttatttacatcggcgaaaccaagcgcaggctcggtgatcgcttcgctgaacacctgcgctcggtccgcattaaactgatctcccggtggctgagcacttcaactccccctcccattctcagtctgacctttctgtcatgggcctcctccagtgcctgagtgaggcccaccggaaattggaggaacagcacctcatatttcgcctgggcagtttgcagcccagtggtatgaacatcgacttctccaactttagatagttcctctgtccctctcttcccctcccccttcccagatctccctctatcttcctgtctccgcctatatccttcctttgtcccgcccccctgacatcagtctgaagaaggatctcgacccgaaacgtcacccattccttctctcccgagatgctgcctgacctgctgagttactgcagcattttgtgaatcaatattcatactgctgggttgtcagGTTGTGATGCTCAATTGTATTTAAAATTGACAAGAAAATGGAAGTTGCTATCGCCATATAtgcagtgtggcagtgtgaacttggGGGGGTACTGAATTAatcatcttcccctttgttccagGTACATTCAATATTCCGCAGGACGGGTGCTAGTTTTCAGAGAGCGCAGGAAGAGTTCTCGCACGGTGTCTTCTCCAACACTGCCGTGCGCGGTGCTGCTGCCACAGCCGCATCAGCTGCGGCACAAAGCACCTTCCAAGGAAACTAAGATACTGAGAATTATTTCTCAAAGCTTTCCTATTTGTACGTTCTTTATAAAGATGCACTTTCATTGGTCAAtatgtgtattttgtgtgtctgccTAATAAGATATTTGGCTTTAATCAGAGGGTTTCAAATAGATGCATTGACAATATCTCTACATTTCCGACTTTAAGGAAACGGCTGCTTCACTATTGGGggagaaaaatacatttatatttatgtatgtatttttttcatattttgtgTATGAAGAATCATTGACCAGTGTATTGATTATTGGAGAGGTACAGTTACAGAAAAGGGTAACTATTAAGCAACTTTGACTTTTTTAATTGTCTTCGTCCAACACACTGCATTTTATTGGTGTTTGACGGTATTGATCAACACTATGTGATGTATGATGGCCTGTGTTCTGTAGCATTAATTTAGCCTGGTGGGGAAATGCTGGGTGTGATCGGTTTTGGGAATGGTGGACAGATGTGGGGCTTGTTGTCATGGGAAAACTGGTGATAAAAGTTACATCAGAGAGAAACCTGGCCTCATTATGACAATACAGCGTGGATGTTTAAATACTCTTaagaaaataggtgatgtttattaAGTTCAAAATGTTTGGCTATTTAAAGAAAAGAAAGGTATTTAAAGGCAAGCCTGGAAATACTCTATAAGCCAAGCAGGTACTGAAAAGAGAACATGCTCCCATTTCACAGAATTGTTTTTTAATTGCACAAACAATGAATAAATGATGCTTTTTACTGTCTAGGTGAACTTTGTTCCATTTCTGAGCAAATATCCACACGAAAAGCATCAACTGATTGATTCTCAGATGCTGATAAAACTTGACTCTTTGAATCAGCTCTCCTAACTTGAAGAATATCTTGATTTGTTTTTCATTATTTTCATAATAAATGTTCTTTAATCTGAGTTTAATCTGAGTTTTGTGTGTATTTAAAGGTGTGCTTTTAGGCAATAGTAGTATTGGAAGAGCAGCTTTTTTTCTTCCTTTATCAAAACAGCAGCTGCTCAGAAAACATCCTTGTAAGAACCACTTCAAATTatccccctttttaaaatgaaatatTTCTGGGGGGTGGGAAGTGGAGCAAATATTTAAAGGCAGGATTTTTTTAAAGGATTTAATTGGTCAGATTTAATGTTTTCTCTGAATGTTGTAGTTCACTAAATTAGTCTTAATCCACCTGGATCTTAAAAATTTCACCTGATTTTAAATGCCTGCATTTACTCATTCTGATACTGATTTTGCAAATGGTGTTGTCTGTAAGTCGGATCTCTACTATCAACACTCCACTCTATTTTAGGGTTTTGGCGAGTTTTGCAGATGGTTGTGCTGTTCCCTGCTGACAAAATtaataaccagctgttaaataaaTTGGGGTGCCTGTGGGGGGAACTCCATTGAGTTAGTTTCTAACTTTTTTCTATTCCTTTTTTTGCATTTTAACCAAACTCCCTTCAACATAACATCGTCCTTGGGTAACAAGAGAAACCCATGGTACCTAATGGTACCTTTTTGAGTAATATGTATGtgtccctctctctgcctccctctctctgcctccctctctctgcctccctctctctgcctccctctctctgcctccctctctctgcctccctctccccgcctccctctccccgcccccctctctcccccccctctctccgccccctctctccgccccctctctccgccccctctctccgcccccctctctccgcccccctctctccgcccccctctctccgcccccctctctccgcccccctctctccgcccccctctctccgcccccctctctccgcccccctctctccgcccccctctctccgcccccctctctccgcccccctctctccgcccccctctctccgcccccctctctccgcccccctctctccgcccccctctctccgcccccctctctccgcccccctctctccgcccccctctctccgcccccctctctccgcccccctctctccgcccccctctctccgcccccctctctccgcccccctctctccgcccccctctccccgcccccctctccccgcccccctctccccgcccccctctccccgcccccctctccccgcccccctctccccgcccccctctccccgcccccctctccccgcccccctctccccgcccccctctccccgcccccctctccccgcccccctctccccgcccccctctccccgcccccctctccccgcccccctctccccgcccccctctccccgcctccctctccccgcctccctctccccgcctccctctccccgcctccctctccccgcctccctctccccgcccccctctccccgcccccctctccccgcccccctctctccgcccccctccctctctccgcccccctccctctctccgcctccctctctctctcttgctttgtTCCCAGATAACTAGCTGAAGTGCAAGCCCACACGAAGTCACAGGTGTGCACCTTGGTTCAGACTGTGATTTGGCCTCTGGGGAGTGAATAGCCCTGAACACGTTGCATCCATCCCTTTCCAAATGTCGATATGACTGATACTCCCAGATCAAGGAAAAATTTCTCCGACTTGATCGTTCAGATCCTCGAGTTTGGGTGAACAATTTTTGGTTGGTGCAATTGCCACTAAAATGTTAGAATACATAGAAAATGTAGCTGCAGAATTTCTCTTTGAATTATTCACAAAGATTTCTCTTTTCCTCCCTGCAGGTTAGTTTGGCATATAACAGGTGCTGTACTACCAACTGAATATGTGCACATGAGCTTAGCACAAAACTAAACAGAAATGAGTGCAGTGTCCATTTAGGGACTGTCACCCTTTAGCTTCAGAGCTCTTGGTTCACAGGACTTGCCTCCTTTATTTGAGTATTGTTTTTAAATCATATCAAAGTGAGctgatgtaatttttttttgattttcacaAATGTAATTGGGATGTTCATTTGCTTGAACAAACTTTCTATTGGAATGTATGGTGTCAGCCTGTCACTgttaatatatttaaaaaaatccatgCAAATGTCCTCTAAAACATTTGTGCTCCAATAAAAATCTTTATCTCATTCGTTGTTACTCTTTGGCTCTTCAGACATGAAAATGTTTTGTGAACTGCAATTAACTTTTCATCAAACCTATTGATCAAACCTTTCTCCCATTCAAATATTTAAAACCAAAAGTAAAAAGGTGAGCTGAAATATATATGAATCCAGTTATCATGGGAATGAACTGGGGGGAAATGATAATGATTATTTGATATGTGGCTgttttaagattcaagattcaagattcaagatagctttatttgtcatccaatattggacgaaattcagtcacccacagtccaacaataaaagcattaaataagcattaaaattacacaaccccaaaaaacccccaaaacacagtccaacaataaaagcattaaataggcacacTTAAGCCATA harbors:
- the scamp2 gene encoding secretory carrier-associated membrane protein 2, with the translated sequence MTEFDANPFADPVEINPFQDPSVTQLANANQQGIDDFNPFTENSRLTPSATDTKVPAAPKIAPSQPAILQPTVEPSPQANVSAAQLVLLRQQEELERKAAELDRKEQELKNESYNAKRNNWPPLPSFCPVKPCFYQDFAGEIPSGFQRTVKMLYYLWMFHAITLFLNLLACLAEFINDAKYGVDFGLAILWFLLFTPCAFLCWYRPVYKAFRSDSSFNFFFFFFVFFCQIALYVIQAVGIPNWGVSGWIAALSWTKTNLAVAVVMMVVAAFFTACAALALFLMQRVHSIFRRTGASFQRAQEEFSHGVFSNTAVRGAAATAASAAAQSTFQGN